The Chryseobacterium nakagawai genome has a segment encoding these proteins:
- a CDS encoding FMN-binding negative transcriptional regulator, whose translation MFVPKLYRSEDMDVMKEIIKENSFALLISSVDKIRATHSMMMLNENDPENSYIETHISRANPQAKILKNGDDVLCDFLGAHTYISSSWYDHTNVSTWNYEAVQIYGKVALMNPDELYIHLDKLTSKYEQFQQCPMMVKDMGREFVEKEMKGAFGIKVIPTEIFIKQKLSQNRKENDFNTIISHLEQSDKDARKIAEKMKLIKK comes from the coding sequence ATGTTTGTTCCTAAATTGTACAGAAGTGAAGATATGGATGTGATGAAAGAAATTATCAAAGAAAATTCCTTTGCGTTACTCATCTCTTCTGTTGATAAGATCCGTGCAACACATTCCATGATGATGCTGAATGAAAATGATCCGGAAAATTCTTATATTGAAACTCATATTTCCAGAGCTAATCCGCAGGCAAAAATCCTGAAAAACGGCGATGACGTGTTGTGTGATTTCTTAGGGGCTCATACTTATATTTCCAGCAGCTGGTATGACCATACCAACGTTTCCACCTGGAACTATGAAGCGGTACAGATCTATGGAAAAGTGGCATTAATGAATCCGGATGAACTGTATATACATTTGGATAAATTAACCTCAAAATATGAGCAGTTTCAGCAATGTCCTATGATGGTAAAAGATATGGGAAGAGAATTTGTAGAAAAGGAAATGAAGGGAGCTTTTGGAATTAAAGTAATTCCAACAGAAATATTTATCAAACAAAAACTATCTCAGAACAGAAAAGAGAATGATTTTAACACGATCATTTCGCATCTGGAACAATCGGATAAAGATGCC